From one Cupriavidus sp. P-10 genomic stretch:
- a CDS encoding tyrosine-type recombinase/integrase — protein sequence MRTLVTARGLARDAANFLNFRRAMGVQYHRGEFVLNGFVLFIAEQWGEQTVALDEAIRRWSSRVAGRKAVTVSQEFGVVRQLCLYRRRTDPRGYVPEHALAPVKESPFLPYIFSHEEVLRLLHAASSHRGRWIWGPMFRALMLVLYCTGLRLGEAVHLNMEDVDLRRNTFLVSHSKGRSRIVAFRPDLARELHQYLEARRQLLRNRRVKEPQALFIRLDGTPLTVKSASEAIRRLLRQLAIKPPAGRIGPRPYEFRHAFAVHRLTAWASTGVDVHAKLPLLSAYLGHQDVLGTEVYLKATPQLLDLASRQLQNHLRHAHSPE from the coding sequence ATGAGAACGCTTGTGACAGCGAGAGGGCTGGCCCGTGATGCAGCGAACTTTCTGAACTTCCGGCGTGCCATGGGCGTGCAATATCACCGCGGCGAGTTTGTGCTCAACGGCTTCGTGCTGTTCATTGCCGAACAATGGGGCGAGCAGACCGTGGCACTTGATGAGGCTATCCGGAGATGGTCGTCGCGCGTCGCCGGACGCAAGGCCGTCACGGTGAGCCAGGAATTCGGGGTGGTCCGCCAGTTGTGCCTTTACAGGCGCCGCACCGATCCGCGCGGATATGTTCCCGAACATGCGCTCGCGCCAGTCAAGGAATCGCCGTTTCTCCCGTACATCTTCTCGCATGAAGAAGTGCTTCGGCTCCTGCATGCGGCGAGCAGCCATCGCGGTCGCTGGATTTGGGGGCCAATGTTTCGCGCATTGATGCTGGTGCTTTACTGCACTGGCCTGCGACTGGGAGAAGCGGTCCACCTGAATATGGAGGACGTAGATCTCCGCCGCAACACGTTCCTGGTGTCGCACAGTAAAGGGCGATCCCGCATCGTGGCGTTTCGCCCGGATCTGGCCAGGGAGCTGCATCAATACCTGGAGGCACGTCGACAGCTCCTTCGGAATCGTCGCGTCAAAGAACCGCAAGCGTTGTTCATTCGTCTGGACGGCACACCACTTACGGTGAAGTCCGCATCGGAGGCAATTCGGCGGTTGCTTCGGCAATTGGCGATCAAACCACCCGCCGGCAGGATCGGACCGAGACCGTACGAGTTCCGCCACGCCTTCGCGGTGCATCGTCTCACGGCATGGGCATCTACCGGAGTGGATGTCCACGCAAAGCTACCCTTACTATCTGCCTATCTCGGTCATCAGGACGTGCTCGGTACAGAGGTCTACCTGAAGGCGACACCACAACTGCTGGATCTCGCCAGCAGACAGCTCCAGAATCATCTGCGCCATGCGCATAGTCCAGAATGA
- a CDS encoding site-specific integrase: MKNAPSAALFIRVESFFADYLQRARGASIHTVRAYRDALKLFFEFVATNKGCSVSAIDLGDMNAATVSRFLLHLETDRSNSVATRNCRRTAIRSFFKHLLRTDIVHSHQYAGALAIPAKKARHQPATYLEADEVRAILATPNTKTIRGHRDYALLLFLYNTGARVSEAAGLCWNDLQLASPRQVRLHGKGRKDRLLPLWRETADALRRLGTINHPGTQPHVFLNRHGEALSRDGIAYILRRHVQAAARELPALAHKRVTPHVLRHSCAVGLLQSGNALPVIRDYLGHASIATTGRYIETNLQMKRDALEMFWQHAGIEPAHARSWKPKPDLLAFLSSL; this comes from the coding sequence ATGAAGAATGCACCATCCGCGGCCTTGTTCATTCGGGTCGAGTCGTTCTTTGCCGATTACCTGCAACGCGCGCGCGGTGCTAGCATCCATACGGTGCGCGCCTATCGCGATGCCCTGAAGCTTTTCTTTGAGTTCGTCGCGACGAACAAGGGGTGCAGCGTTTCGGCTATTGATCTTGGTGACATGAATGCTGCAACGGTTTCCCGATTCCTCCTTCATCTCGAGACGGACCGGTCAAACTCGGTGGCAACGCGCAACTGTCGACGTACCGCTATTCGAAGCTTCTTCAAACACCTGCTGCGCACAGACATCGTTCACTCGCATCAGTATGCCGGAGCGCTCGCAATTCCGGCAAAGAAGGCACGACATCAGCCGGCGACCTATTTGGAAGCTGATGAAGTCCGTGCGATTCTTGCAACGCCCAACACAAAGACCATTCGTGGGCATCGCGACTACGCATTACTGCTGTTTCTCTACAATACCGGCGCGCGTGTCAGTGAAGCGGCGGGTCTTTGCTGGAACGACCTGCAACTAGCCTCTCCACGGCAGGTCCGGCTCCACGGTAAAGGTCGCAAGGATCGACTCCTGCCGTTGTGGCGCGAGACTGCCGATGCGCTTCGCCGGCTAGGAACGATCAACCATCCGGGCACACAGCCTCATGTTTTTCTCAATCGCCATGGAGAAGCGCTAAGTCGTGATGGGATTGCCTACATTCTGCGCCGGCACGTGCAAGCCGCGGCTCGGGAACTGCCTGCGCTCGCTCATAAGCGGGTCACGCCACATGTACTGAGGCACAGTTGTGCTGTCGGATTGCTGCAATCGGGTAACGCCTTGCCGGTGATTCGCGACTATCTTGGTCATGCGAGCATTGCGACAACCGGACGCTACATCGAGACAAACCTTCAGATGAAGCGCGATGCCCTGGAAATGTTCTGGCAGCATGCTGGGATCGAGCCTGCTCATGCGAGATCATGGAAACCGAAACCCGACCTTCTCGCGTTTCTGAGTTCGCTGTAA
- a CDS encoding IS1595 family transposase, translating into MELPTADIDYPRSFGEFQTWFQSDADCLDYLEWLRWPTGFVCPACGQAGGWRLGDGRYMCTHCDNRTSVTAGTIFDRTRTPLTVWFAACWNFASGKDGISALSLKRSLQIGSYQTAWAMLHRLRSALVRPDRERLRGRVEVDETYIGGIEPGLVGGRAQGKKVLTCIAVELLQPSGFGRCRMAPIADASSDSLQAFVLANVEPGATVVTDGWPPYRGLEQKGYIHERRSQRAARARGEDPGALLPGVHRIASLAKRWLLGTHQGAVDAAHLPSYLNEFVFRFNRRRSRSRGLLFYRILELAVAHDPVRYQDLTRKKSPKAVRPTPPKKRGHPPSLDRPRQNRPWRRVDSG; encoded by the coding sequence ATGGAGCTTCCAACCGCAGACATTGACTACCCCCGTTCCTTCGGTGAATTCCAGACATGGTTTCAGTCCGATGCTGACTGCCTGGATTACCTGGAATGGCTGCGCTGGCCGACCGGATTCGTCTGTCCGGCTTGCGGCCAAGCTGGCGGATGGCGACTCGGAGACGGGCGATACATGTGCACGCACTGTGACAACAGGACATCCGTGACGGCGGGGACCATCTTCGATCGAACCCGTACGCCACTCACAGTTTGGTTCGCTGCTTGCTGGAACTTCGCCAGCGGCAAGGACGGAATCTCGGCCCTGAGTCTGAAGCGCTCTTTGCAGATTGGTTCCTATCAGACAGCCTGGGCTATGCTGCATCGGCTGCGATCAGCGTTGGTACGTCCCGATCGGGAACGCCTGCGCGGAAGGGTAGAGGTAGATGAAACTTACATCGGTGGCATTGAGCCGGGGTTGGTCGGAGGACGCGCTCAAGGTAAGAAGGTGCTGACCTGTATTGCGGTCGAACTCTTGCAGCCCAGCGGATTCGGGCGCTGCCGTATGGCACCCATTGCAGACGCCTCGTCGGATTCACTGCAGGCATTCGTGTTAGCCAACGTGGAACCCGGGGCAACAGTGGTCACCGATGGTTGGCCGCCCTACCGGGGGTTGGAGCAGAAGGGCTACATCCATGAGCGTCGCAGCCAGCGGGCAGCCCGCGCGCGAGGGGAAGACCCGGGCGCGCTCTTGCCGGGCGTACATCGAATTGCGTCCCTGGCAAAGCGCTGGCTGCTCGGGACCCACCAAGGAGCGGTGGACGCTGCGCACTTGCCCAGCTATCTCAACGAATTCGTGTTCCGCTTCAACCGCCGACGTTCGCGCAGCCGCGGGCTGTTGTTTTACCGGATCTTGGAACTGGCTGTTGCTCATGACCCCGTGCGCTACCAAGACCTGACGCGCAAAAAGAGTCCTAAGGCCGTGCGTCCGACGCCACCCAAGAAACGTGGACATCCTCCCAGTCTCGATCGCCCCCGGCAGAACCGGCCATGGAGGCGTGTGGACTCCGGTTAA
- a CDS encoding DUF3422 family protein, translating to MDHPLRETLARELHARPFLRIGGSASLTHFAIYADGDTAVHHSLLTELCRLTGLEEPAEGVTHYSARWSDDKQLKWERHTEFSTFTFVARRDDSDYFSDLAISHVPTGWFDSFAGKRLVALRMELVSGAAAAAARDNVRQWIDGPILAGSHVLGGGEVFCDWTIPPDGFTRFLVIDNGFREVQGGRLLQRLYEIETYRMMALLALPVARELGRSVDNLQGSLAPLMRSMDTSRGGRQDAELLERLTHLAVRIEALAESGNRFSASRAYEKLVLARIQELREERIEGIPTIAEFMERRFAPAMDTCRSVWMRHEQFGDRVARALDLLRTRVNLAQEQDTTRLLEGMDQTARNQLRLQHAVEGLSVAAISYYVLSLAGTGLKALHVAHLPLDPDLIKGVLILPVVLLVLHATRRSKHAGLKRAARQPAANPTA from the coding sequence ATGGACCACCCCTTGCGCGAGACGCTTGCGCGCGAACTGCACGCCCGCCCCTTTCTGCGTATCGGCGGGTCTGCCTCGCTCACGCACTTCGCCATCTATGCCGACGGCGATACTGCCGTCCACCATAGTTTGCTGACCGAGCTGTGCCGGCTGACCGGCTTGGAAGAGCCGGCCGAAGGCGTGACGCACTATTCCGCGCGATGGAGCGATGACAAGCAGTTGAAGTGGGAGCGGCACACCGAGTTTTCCACTTTCACATTTGTGGCGCGGCGGGATGACTCGGACTATTTCTCCGACCTTGCCATCTCTCATGTCCCGACCGGGTGGTTTGATAGTTTCGCTGGCAAGCGTCTAGTGGCGCTGCGCATGGAACTTGTTTCCGGCGCGGCCGCGGCCGCCGCGCGCGACAACGTGCGGCAATGGATCGACGGCCCCATCCTAGCCGGCAGCCACGTGTTGGGCGGCGGCGAGGTGTTCTGCGACTGGACCATTCCGCCAGATGGCTTTACGCGCTTCCTGGTGATCGACAACGGCTTTCGCGAGGTGCAAGGCGGACGACTGCTGCAGCGGCTGTATGAAATCGAGACCTATCGAATGATGGCGCTGCTGGCCTTGCCTGTTGCGCGCGAACTGGGCCGCAGCGTGGACAACCTGCAGGGCTCACTTGCGCCGCTGATGCGCAGCATGGACACCAGCCGGGGCGGACGTCAGGACGCCGAGTTGCTGGAGCGGCTGACACACCTGGCGGTCCGCATCGAGGCGCTCGCCGAATCCGGTAACCGCTTCAGCGCATCGCGCGCCTACGAGAAGCTGGTGCTGGCGCGTATCCAGGAATTGCGTGAAGAACGGATCGAAGGTATACCGACCATCGCCGAATTCATGGAGCGTCGCTTCGCCCCCGCCATGGACACGTGCCGATCGGTATGGATGCGGCACGAACAGTTTGGCGATCGCGTGGCGCGCGCGCTCGACCTGCTGCGCACCCGGGTCAACCTCGCCCAAGAGCAGGACACCACGCGCCTGCTTGAGGGCATGGACCAGACCGCGCGCAACCAGTTGCGGCTGCAGCATGCGGTCGAAGGCCTGTCGGTTGCAGCGATTTCCTACTATGTGCTGTCGCTCGCAGGCACGGGACTCAAGGCTCTGCATGTGGCGCATTTGCCGCTGGACCCGGATCTGATCAAGGGCGTGTTGATCCTGCCGGTGGTGCTGCTGGTGTTGCACGCAACTCGGCGCAGCAAGCATGCCGGGCTAAAGAGGGCAGCGCGGCAGCCGGCAGCCAATCCGACGGCCTAG
- a CDS encoding aldehyde dehydrogenase family protein yields MQKIYPHQYINGSWVAPSGPGQRDMVNPATEEVFATVANGGTAEDVDRAVAAARRSFETFSRTTVAERVAMIDRIIAAYEARVDDFADIVASELGSPVSARAQVSGPIGHMKVARELLQSYRFDTHMGDTIIRREPIGVCALISPWNWPIQTPVIKFIYALAAGCTSIMKGSDASPLSGILLAEVIDKAGLPPGVFNLILGRGRVVGEALSAHPDVDLVSFTGSTTAGIKVGEAAAHTVKRVSLELGGKSANIVLQDADLEAAARWNVGRCFFNTGQSCHAPSRMLVHESQVETVLPFLVDEISKFRIGDPRAPQTTMGPVINQAQYETVRGYIQSGIDEGARLVCGGMERPAGLDRGFFVQPTVFSDVTPGMTIAKEEIFGPVLAVMPYRTEDEALQIANDSIYGLGGYVFSSDRERGYEFASGLRAGRICFNGAATNSLTPMGGYKQSGIGRSMGVFGLEEYLEIKSVYGFADEAGGLPELVR; encoded by the coding sequence ATGCAGAAAATCTATCCTCATCAATACATCAACGGTAGCTGGGTCGCCCCCTCGGGGCCGGGCCAGCGCGACATGGTGAACCCGGCTACCGAGGAAGTATTTGCCACGGTCGCTAACGGCGGCACCGCCGAGGACGTCGATCGTGCCGTGGCCGCTGCGCGTCGTTCGTTTGAGACCTTCTCTCGCACCACCGTAGCCGAACGGGTCGCCATGATCGATCGCATCATCGCTGCCTACGAGGCGCGGGTCGACGATTTCGCCGACATCGTGGCCAGCGAACTCGGGTCGCCGGTCTCGGCGCGCGCGCAGGTCTCCGGCCCCATCGGGCACATGAAGGTCGCGCGCGAACTGTTGCAGTCGTACCGGTTCGACACCCACATGGGCGATACCATCATCCGGCGCGAGCCGATCGGGGTCTGCGCACTGATCTCACCGTGGAACTGGCCAATCCAGACGCCAGTCATCAAATTCATCTACGCGTTGGCGGCTGGCTGCACGTCGATCATGAAAGGCTCGGACGCCTCGCCGCTCAGTGGCATCTTGCTGGCCGAAGTCATCGATAAGGCCGGTCTGCCCCCGGGCGTCTTTAACTTGATCCTGGGGCGCGGCCGGGTAGTGGGAGAGGCGCTATCCGCGCATCCCGACGTGGACCTGGTGTCTTTCACCGGTTCGACGACCGCGGGCATCAAAGTCGGCGAAGCCGCGGCGCACACGGTTAAGCGTGTATCTCTCGAGCTTGGCGGCAAGTCGGCCAACATCGTGCTGCAGGACGCCGATCTCGAGGCCGCTGCGCGCTGGAACGTTGGCCGCTGCTTCTTCAATACCGGGCAAAGTTGCCACGCGCCCAGCCGGATGTTGGTCCATGAGAGCCAGGTCGAAACTGTGCTGCCTTTCCTGGTGGACGAAATTTCCAAATTCCGCATCGGTGATCCAAGGGCTCCCCAGACCACGATGGGACCGGTCATCAACCAGGCGCAATACGAAACTGTACGGGGCTACATTCAGTCCGGCATCGATGAAGGCGCCCGACTGGTCTGCGGCGGCATGGAGCGCCCCGCTGGCCTGGACCGGGGCTTCTTCGTGCAACCGACGGTGTTCAGCGATGTAACCCCGGGCATGACCATTGCGAAAGAGGAAATCTTTGGCCCCGTTCTCGCCGTGATGCCCTACCGCACCGAGGACGAGGCCCTGCAGATTGCGAACGACTCGATCTACGGTCTGGGCGGATATGTCTTCTCGAGCGACCGCGAGCGGGGCTATGAATTTGCCAGCGGCCTTCGAGCCGGGCGCATCTGCTTTAATGGGGCTGCAACCAACTCGCTGACGCCGATGGGAGGCTACAAGCAGTCGGGAATTGGCCGCTCCATGGGGGTCTTCGGGCTGGAGGAGTATCTTGAGATCAAGTCGGTGTATGGGTTTGCCGACGAGGCCGGCGGCCTGCCAGAACTCGTCCGCTGA
- a CDS encoding NAD(P)-dependent oxidoreductase — MSKDRVGFIGLGRMGGAMAERLLARGVPLTVYDVNAENVAPFVAGGAESVASVGEVADRARVVFSCLPTTQLSLDIALGPISEGHAVEVYVDTGTIGMEVARRIAEGLPNRIGFLDAPVSGGPNGARAGTLTTMVSGPATAFALARQYLAVMAKNVFHVGDRAGQAQLAKLINNHLSAAGRLAAFEGLVLGMKAGIDPMRLLEVINTSTGRNHTTSDKIPAAVRSGDFAYGARLANSVKDESLLMDEAEALGVPLWLAPRMVETLKTAAEAGYLDKDSMLLIQFMGEQAGIDARAILEAASQ; from the coding sequence ATGTCGAAGGATCGGGTTGGTTTCATAGGGCTGGGACGCATGGGCGGGGCGATGGCAGAGCGGCTGCTCGCCAGGGGCGTGCCGCTCACTGTCTATGACGTGAACGCCGAAAACGTGGCGCCCTTCGTTGCGGGGGGCGCCGAAAGTGTAGCCAGTGTCGGCGAGGTCGCCGACCGGGCCCGTGTGGTGTTCTCCTGCCTGCCGACGACGCAACTGTCGCTGGACATTGCTCTCGGGCCGATCAGCGAGGGACACGCTGTCGAAGTGTATGTCGACACCGGGACGATTGGGATGGAGGTTGCCCGGCGCATCGCAGAGGGATTGCCCAATAGGATCGGATTTCTCGATGCGCCCGTGAGCGGCGGGCCGAACGGCGCTCGGGCGGGGACACTGACGACCATGGTGTCCGGGCCCGCGACGGCTTTTGCGCTGGCACGGCAATATCTGGCAGTCATGGCCAAGAATGTCTTTCACGTGGGCGATCGTGCGGGCCAGGCCCAGTTGGCCAAGCTCATCAACAATCACCTTTCTGCAGCAGGTCGACTGGCGGCGTTCGAGGGGTTGGTACTGGGCATGAAAGCCGGCATCGATCCCATGCGCTTGCTCGAAGTGATCAATACCAGCACAGGCCGGAACCACACCACGTCGGACAAGATTCCCGCCGCCGTTCGGTCCGGGGACTTCGCTTATGGGGCCAGGCTGGCCAACAGTGTCAAGGATGAATCCCTGCTGATGGACGAGGCCGAGGCTCTCGGCGTGCCCCTTTGGCTCGCGCCGCGCATGGTTGAGACCCTGAAAACGGCCGCCGAGGCAGGGTACCTCGACAAAGACAGCATGCTGCTGATCCAGTTCATGGGAGAGCAAGCCGGCATCGATGCTCGCGCCATCCTGGAAGCAGCCAGCCAATGA
- a CDS encoding Bug family tripartite tricarboxylate transporter substrate binding protein has product MPVGLARRAAVLMLMLGSGAPAVAADPYPNRPVKVIVNTAAGGFTDAMARVAAQEMAVYLRQPVVIENKGGADGLIGIRAAKAAPADGYTLLAATGTITQQMALRIDAGYDLGKDFIGVGPVSRSPFLMVVSISQPDKKLGDFISRAKANPGKLTFASAGVGTAPHLATERFLQQAGLRVNHIPYKGNAPAVPDVIGGRVDMMYDTVASAAPNVRGGRLRALAVTAQHRVAALPDVPTFAEMGIANYSAYTWVAFFAPAGTPPHIVKKLHDALRQAVMSKQLQQKMKDEGAEVMDMKFDQFNQFLARETVQAAKLISDLGIPKQ; this is encoded by the coding sequence ATGCCAGTAGGTCTCGCCCGCCGCGCTGCGGTGCTCATGTTGATGCTAGGGAGCGGCGCGCCAGCCGTTGCCGCCGACCCTTATCCAAACCGCCCCGTTAAGGTTATCGTCAACACCGCGGCGGGCGGCTTTACCGATGCGATGGCCAGAGTTGCGGCACAAGAGATGGCCGTCTATCTAAGGCAGCCTGTGGTGATCGAGAATAAGGGAGGTGCCGACGGGCTGATCGGCATTCGCGCAGCCAAGGCTGCACCAGCGGATGGATACACACTGCTCGCCGCTACCGGCACTATTACCCAGCAGATGGCATTGCGCATCGATGCCGGCTACGACCTGGGCAAAGACTTCATTGGTGTCGGGCCGGTCAGCAGATCACCGTTTCTCATGGTCGTGAGTATCAGCCAGCCGGACAAGAAGCTCGGCGACTTTATTTCACGGGCCAAAGCGAATCCTGGCAAGCTCACCTTTGCTTCCGCGGGTGTTGGCACTGCCCCCCACCTGGCCACAGAGCGCTTCTTGCAGCAAGCTGGACTGCGCGTCAACCACATCCCATACAAGGGGAACGCTCCCGCGGTTCCTGACGTCATCGGTGGTCGTGTCGATATGATGTACGACACCGTAGCGAGTGCCGCGCCCAACGTGCGGGGCGGGCGACTTCGAGCGCTAGCCGTAACGGCTCAGCATCGCGTCGCCGCGCTACCGGACGTGCCAACCTTCGCTGAAATGGGGATCGCAAACTACAGTGCGTACACCTGGGTTGCCTTCTTTGCGCCTGCTGGCACGCCACCCCACATCGTCAAAAAGCTCCACGACGCACTTCGTCAGGCGGTGATGAGCAAGCAGCTACAGCAAAAGATGAAGGATGAGGGCGCCGAAGTGATGGACATGAAGTTTGACCAGTTCAATCAGTTCCTTGCGCGCGAAACCGTACAGGCGGCCAAGCTGATCAGCGATCTGGGCATTCCCAAGCAATAG
- a CDS encoding GMC family oxidoreductase, which translates to MSASYDFIVVGSGSSGGVVAARLSESGKYRVLCIEAGTKGASYIWTRAPGGTAFTIVNPTVNWCRHSTPNESTGNRSIYVPGGKILGGSSAINGMIYNRGQRTDYDTWEELGCRGWAYRDVLPYFKRIESTELGSDRYRGRNGPVKVTQAAKTSPFFDLFIKSAQAVGYPLNPDYSGESQYGVAMAQQTIYRGLRQSTATQYLAPAAARKNLSILAGAEVTSLILDGLRCRGVRLHYRGEAQEIYATKEVIVCAGAIGSPKLLELSGIGNPSILARHGVKVVKRLPGVGENMRDHYGPTLKWAFKRRGFSLAGRGRGWRLLLEVARYALFRSGFISQGVATLRVFTRSSEQVAAQADIGLLINPFLLEIENQKRRMSNTNGFFIYAQVQRPESTGSTHIQSSDAFAPPAINYRFLDTENDRKTAVAAVRKAREIAASRPIADVIAEELHPGIQIQSDEEILNFIRETGATTFHPVGTCKMGHDDMAVVDEQLRVHGIEGLRIADASIMPTIISGNTSVPCMMIGEKCADMILAKHDGCVANPEVAHAL; encoded by the coding sequence ATGTCGGCAAGCTACGACTTTATTGTGGTCGGGTCAGGATCGTCCGGTGGTGTGGTCGCGGCACGCCTAAGTGAGAGTGGGAAGTACCGGGTTCTCTGCATCGAGGCTGGCACGAAGGGTGCCAGCTACATCTGGACACGGGCGCCCGGTGGTACGGCTTTCACCATAGTCAATCCGACCGTCAATTGGTGTCGACATTCCACGCCGAACGAATCCACCGGTAACCGCTCCATTTATGTGCCGGGCGGGAAAATCCTCGGTGGATCGAGCGCTATCAACGGGATGATCTACAACCGTGGACAGCGTACGGATTACGATACGTGGGAAGAGCTTGGCTGCAGGGGTTGGGCCTATCGTGATGTGCTTCCGTACTTCAAGAGGATCGAGAGCACAGAACTCGGGTCAGACCGGTACCGGGGACGCAATGGCCCGGTGAAGGTCACGCAGGCTGCAAAAACATCACCGTTCTTCGACCTATTTATCAAATCGGCGCAGGCGGTAGGCTACCCGCTCAACCCTGACTACAGTGGGGAAAGCCAATACGGCGTGGCGATGGCACAGCAGACGATCTACCGGGGGCTGCGCCAAAGCACTGCAACTCAGTACCTGGCTCCGGCGGCAGCCAGGAAGAATTTGTCTATCCTGGCCGGCGCCGAAGTTACCTCATTGATTCTGGACGGTCTGCGATGCCGCGGCGTAAGACTTCATTACCGCGGTGAGGCACAGGAAATTTACGCGACCAAAGAAGTGATCGTCTGTGCCGGCGCGATCGGCTCCCCGAAGCTATTGGAATTGTCCGGCATTGGGAATCCGAGCATTCTCGCGCGCCACGGCGTCAAGGTCGTCAAGCGTTTGCCTGGCGTTGGCGAGAATATGAGGGACCACTATGGACCAACCCTGAAGTGGGCGTTCAAGCGGCGAGGCTTCTCCCTGGCAGGCCGCGGTCGAGGGTGGCGCCTGCTGCTCGAAGTCGCCCGTTATGCCCTGTTCCGTTCTGGGTTCATCTCGCAGGGCGTCGCCACGCTGCGCGTCTTTACACGGTCAAGCGAACAGGTGGCGGCGCAAGCAGATATCGGCTTGCTGATCAATCCGTTCCTGCTAGAGATCGAGAATCAGAAGCGGCGAATGTCGAACACTAATGGGTTCTTCATTTACGCTCAGGTGCAACGCCCAGAAAGCACCGGAAGCACGCATATTCAGTCCTCCGACGCCTTCGCACCTCCGGCGATTAACTATAGATTCCTCGACACGGAGAATGATCGCAAGACTGCGGTGGCTGCTGTACGGAAGGCGAGGGAGATTGCCGCCTCCAGGCCGATAGCCGATGTTATTGCCGAGGAGCTTCATCCTGGCATACAGATCCAGAGCGATGAAGAGATCCTGAACTTTATTCGCGAAACCGGCGCCACCACTTTTCATCCAGTTGGCACATGCAAGATGGGGCACGACGACATGGCCGTTGTCGATGAGCAGTTGCGGGTGCACGGCATCGAGGGGCTTCGGATAGCTGATGCCTCCATCATGCCGACCATCATTTCGGGCAACACCAGTGTGCCGTGCATGATGATCGGGGAGAAATGTGCGGACATGATCTTGGCCAAGCATGATGGATGTGTCGCCAACCCTGAAGTGGCACACGCGCTTTGA
- a CDS encoding Bug family tripartite tricarboxylate transporter substrate binding protein: protein MKMVIPQPPGGVGDTVGRIIGAKVTEILGQSVVIDNRPGATTTIGNAVVAAAKPDGCTILEFTVSGLIAGLMRNDLPYNTERDLQPVIGTGSFPMTLVVNANSGLRSYQDLATAAKAKGGLNYSSGGPGTLAHLTAVRMLRDLGGNGMHVPFRGNAYAIQSLLANEVQFMFTTTAEALPLMQAGKIRVLGVTSQKRMPSFPGVPTMTELGLADFSPSVWYTFMVPSATPKETVARLHDAYAKAINDPATSKRLAALGYAAETRNPEDAKAHLKLEAARWKKVVQENNIKSDE, encoded by the coding sequence ATGAAGATGGTTATCCCGCAACCGCCGGGGGGTGTGGGAGACACGGTTGGGCGAATCATTGGCGCAAAAGTGACCGAGATTCTGGGACAGTCCGTCGTGATTGACAACCGCCCCGGTGCTACCACCACGATTGGCAATGCTGTGGTGGCTGCCGCCAAGCCGGATGGCTGCACCATCCTGGAGTTTACAGTTTCCGGCTTGATTGCCGGCCTTATGCGAAACGACCTGCCTTACAACACGGAGCGCGATCTTCAGCCAGTGATCGGTACCGGCTCGTTCCCGATGACGTTGGTGGTCAACGCTAATTCCGGACTCCGCTCGTATCAGGATCTCGCCACTGCAGCCAAAGCAAAAGGGGGGCTGAACTATAGCTCGGGAGGACCTGGAACCCTCGCGCACCTTACCGCGGTGCGCATGCTCAGGGATCTCGGTGGCAATGGCATGCATGTCCCATTCCGCGGCAACGCCTATGCAATCCAGTCTTTGCTGGCAAACGAAGTCCAATTCATGTTCACCACCACAGCGGAGGCGCTGCCCCTGATGCAGGCAGGCAAGATCCGCGTTCTTGGTGTTACGTCGCAGAAACGAATGCCGAGCTTTCCCGGTGTTCCAACGATGACGGAACTGGGCTTGGCCGATTTTTCGCCATCTGTCTGGTACACGTTCATGGTCCCGTCCGCGACGCCGAAAGAAACGGTGGCGCGCTTGCATGATGCGTATGCCAAAGCTATCAACGATCCGGCGACCAGCAAGCGGCTGGCGGCGCTCGGTTACGCCGCGGAGACTCGCAATCCTGAGGATGCGAAGGCCCACCTGAAGTTGGAAGCTGCACGTTGGAAGAAGGTCGTGCAGGAGAACAACATCAAGAGTGACGAATAG